The Maritimibacter sp. DP1N21-5 DNA window ATTTCTGGCCTTACGCCGTCGGTTCCGGCTCCATGCCGCCCTTGGGCTTCTTGCGCGGCTTGGTCTTGGGGATCGCGATGACCGAGGGCTTGTCCTCAGCCTTCTCGCCCGCGCTGCCTTCGTCATCGTCCGACAGATGCGGCGGCTCGCCCCGCATCACGCGCTTGATCTCTTCGCCGGTGAGCGTCTCGTATTCCAGCAGCCCTTGCGCCAGACGCTCCCATTGCTCTTTCTGTTCGGTGAGGATCTGGTAAGCGCGGTCATAGCCTTCCTGCACGAAGCCGCGCACCTCTTCCTCGATCAGCTCCTTGGTATGGGCCGAAACAGAGAAGCCCCCGGTGTTGCCCTGGTAGCCTTCGGCGGCTTCGGCATAGTCGATGTTGCCGACCTTGTCCGACATGCCCCAGCGCATCACCATGGCACGGGCGAGCTGGCTTGCCTGCATGATGTCGCCGGCGGGACCATTGGACACTTCGTCCTCGCCCCACTTCATGATTTCCGCGGCTTTGCCGGCCATGGTCATTGCGAGCTGCTGCTTGCATTGTTCCTTGTGCCAGTTCAGCCGGTCGATTTCAGGCAGCGACACCACCATGCCGAGGGCACCGCCCCGCGGAATGATCGTCGCCTTGTAGACCGGGTCGCATTTCGGGAGCGCGAGGCCCACCACCGCGTGACCGGCCTCGTGATAGGCGGTGTGCTCTTTCTGCTCGTCGGTCAGGACCATGGAGCGGCGTTCGGCGCCCATCATGACCTTGTCCTTGGCGTTCTCGAAGTCTTCCATGATGACAAACCTCCGACCGACCCGCGCCGCGGTGAGCGCGGCTTCGTTCACGAGGTTGGCGAGGTCCGCCCCCGAGAAACCGGGTGTGCCGCGCGCGATGATGCGCAGGTCCACATCGGGGCCCAGCGGCACCTTGCGGGCATGGACGCCGAGGATCTTCTCGCGGCCCTTGATGTCCGGATTCGGCACCGTGACCTGACGGTCAAAGCGGCCGGGACGCAGAAGCGCGGGGTCCAGTACATCTTTCCGGTTGGTCGCGGCGATGATGATGACACCCTCGTTCGACTCGAAACCGTCCATCTCGACCAGAAGCTGGTTCAGCGTCTGTTCGCGTTCGTCGTTGCCGCCGCCGTAGCCCGCGCCACGATGACGCCCGACGGCGTCGATCTCGTCGATGAACACGATGCAGGGCGCGTTTTTCTTCGCCTGTTCGAACATGTCGCGCACCCGCGAGGCGCCGACGCCGACGAACATCTCGACGAAGTCCGAGCCAGAGATGGTAAAGAAAGGCACGCCCGCCTCACCGGCCACCGACCGTGCGAGCAGCGTCTTACCCGTGCCGGGCGGGCCGACGAGCAGCGCGCCTTTCGGGATCTGGCCGCCGAGCCGCGAGAACTTCTGCGGGTTGCGCAGGAATTCGACGATTTCCTGAAGCTCTTCCTTGGCCTCGTCGATGCCGGCCACGTCGTCGAAGGTCACGCGGCCTTCACGTTCGGTCAGGAGCTTCGCGCGCGATTTGCCGAAGCCCATGGCCCCGCCACGACCGCCGCCCTGCATCCGGTTCATCATGAAGAACCAGAAACCGATCAGGATGATGACGGGGAGAAGAAGCGAAAGAAGGCCCATGATGCTCGATTGCTCCTGTGGTTCGGCCTTCACGGCAACGCCTTCGGCCACCAGCTTGTCGGTGATGTTCGCGTCGCCCGGCACGATGGTGGAATAGACGGTCCCGCCTTCGCCGACGTAGCGGACCTTTTCCCCGTCGAGCGTCGCGCTCGTCACTTCGCCGTTTTCAACCGACGTGATGAAGTCGGAATAGCTGACGGCGGTGGAGTTCATCGCGGTCGGGCCATTCGAAAACAGGTTGAACAGGGCGAGGATCAGCAGAAAGAGCACGATCCAGAAGGCGAAGTTTCGCGCGTTACCCAAGGGTCTCTCCTCTCGAAGCCATGAAAATAGTGCAGCGCGCAGGCTCCCCTCGCGCGGCTTCCCTCTAAAATAGGGAAGGATGCGGCAGGTTCAATGAGATAAAAGCGACGAAAGGAAATCGCCCCCGTATGGGTGGAGGCTTGCCGACCAGCCGTTCTCCAAGCCTGCGCGGGGGGCGGCGACCAGCCGGGCGTCGCCCATCGCGCGGTCCCAGACGGCGGGTCCGGACAGAAGGCTGTCGCGTGGCAGTCCCGTTTCGCGCCAGTTCGGGCAGTCGCGAAGCCCGGCTTCGCCAAGCCGCTCTACTGACAGGGATTTGGCCTCGAAGCCCGGCGGCGGCGACACCCGCCAGCGATTGTCCCACAGGGCACCGGGGACGGCACGTAAGCCCTCGACGGCCTTTGGCTCTCGCGTCACACGCAGCTCACCACGCTTCAGTGTGAAGAGAGCACCGCCGAGCGTCATACGTCCGCGTGACGCGATCTTGTCGTCCAGGTCGCAGAGCGCCTCGAACCGCGGACGATATGCCGCAGATGTGACCCAGACCAACGCCCCGGCGAGAAGCCGAAGCCGGATTTCGTCCGGGACCGCGGACAAGGCCGCAGCGTCGAACAGCACGTCGCCCGCCTCGGTGCGGGCGATGTCGCGGCCAGCGGCGAGGGTGTAGTGATCGAGTGCGCTCCGCACTCGCGCCATGGTGCGCGCGGTGCCGGCCAGCCTGTCGGTGTCGAGCCCGACCTCATCCAGTAGTGCCATCGCGCGGCGCATGCGCACGCGGGTGAAGCCCTCGTCGTCGTTGCTGGGGTCCTCGATCCAGTCGGCCCCCTGCCCCCTGAGGTAGTCCCGCAGATCGCCGCGCGTCACCTCGATCAGCGGACGCAGCCAGAGGATACCCGCCTCGCGCCACTCGCCCCGCATCGCCGCGAGCCCGTCCACCCCGGACCCCCGTGCCAGCCGCATGAGGAAGGTCTCGGCCAGATCGTCCTTCGTATGTCCGACGAGTACCGCAGGCCGGTCCAGCGCGGCGGCGGCCTCCTGCGCCACGAGCCGGTAGCGAGCGTCGCGCGCTTTGGCCTGAAGGTTGCCTGCGCCGTCCCACCCAGTCCATCTCAGGGTCCGGTGGTCGACACCCAGACCCGCACAGATGCCCGCGACTTGGCGCGCCTCGTCCGCCGACGCGGGCCGAAGACCATGGTCGACCGTAAGGGCCAGAACCGGCAAGCGGGCCTCCCGGCCCCA harbors:
- the ftsH gene encoding ATP-dependent zinc metalloprotease FtsH — its product is MGNARNFAFWIVLFLLILALFNLFSNGPTAMNSTAVSYSDFITSVENGEVTSATLDGEKVRYVGEGGTVYSTIVPGDANITDKLVAEGVAVKAEPQEQSSIMGLLSLLLPVIILIGFWFFMMNRMQGGGRGGAMGFGKSRAKLLTEREGRVTFDDVAGIDEAKEELQEIVEFLRNPQKFSRLGGQIPKGALLVGPPGTGKTLLARSVAGEAGVPFFTISGSDFVEMFVGVGASRVRDMFEQAKKNAPCIVFIDEIDAVGRHRGAGYGGGNDEREQTLNQLLVEMDGFESNEGVIIIAATNRKDVLDPALLRPGRFDRQVTVPNPDIKGREKILGVHARKVPLGPDVDLRIIARGTPGFSGADLANLVNEAALTAARVGRRFVIMEDFENAKDKVMMGAERRSMVLTDEQKEHTAYHEAGHAVVGLALPKCDPVYKATIIPRGGALGMVVSLPEIDRLNWHKEQCKQQLAMTMAGKAAEIMKWGEDEVSNGPAGDIMQASQLARAMVMRWGMSDKVGNIDYAEAAEGYQGNTGGFSVSAHTKELIEEEVRGFVQEGYDRAYQILTEQKEQWERLAQGLLEYETLTGEEIKRVMRGEPPHLSDDDEGSAGEKAEDKPSVIAIPKTKPRKKPKGGMEPEPTA
- the tilS gene encoding tRNA lysidine(34) synthetase TilS, translated to MSVEAAFDRALRAAREHNDFNGLVVAVSGGGDSMALLSLAAGWGREARLPVLALTVDHGLRPASADEARQVAGICAGLGVDHRTLRWTGWDGAGNLQAKARDARYRLVAQEAAAALDRPAVLVGHTKDDLAETFLMRLARGSGVDGLAAMRGEWREAGILWLRPLIEVTRGDLRDYLRGQGADWIEDPSNDDEGFTRVRMRRAMALLDEVGLDTDRLAGTARTMARVRSALDHYTLAAGRDIARTEAGDVLFDAAALSAVPDEIRLRLLAGALVWVTSAAYRPRFEALCDLDDKIASRGRMTLGGALFTLKRGELRVTREPKAVEGLRAVPGALWDNRWRVSPPPGFEAKSLSVERLGEAGLRDCPNWRETGLPRDSLLSGPAVWDRAMGDARLVAAPRAGLENGWSASLHPYGGDFLSSLLSH